One Salvelinus sp. IW2-2015 unplaced genomic scaffold, ASM291031v2 Un_scaffold992, whole genome shotgun sequence genomic window, AGCTGTTTGTCTCTGATTTACAAAGCAGTGATTGGCCAGGGGCATCATATCCCTTTCTCAAAGGGGATGAGCTTCGACTGTCTCGACTCTGACTATTCAGGTAGTTTTTGGATTCACTTTTGCGAAGTGATGACTGGCTCGGGGTATCATAGCCTCTCCTAGAGGGAGAGGAGCTTCCACTGTCACGACCTCGACCATTTCCATAGCCACGTGTCTCACTTTTGCATAGCAGGAATTGACAAGGAGTGTCAAAGCCACGTCTAGAAGGTGAAGAGCTACCACTTTCATAGGCATGAACATTTAAGTCATTCCTAGAAGCTGATTTCCGCAGAGATTGTCTTTCGGCATCATAACCCTCCCTAATGGGAGAGCCACACCGGCCGCCGTGTCGACTATGACCATTGAGAGAACTGTTTGTTTCAGATTTGCGAAGGAGMGACTGGCTGGTGGCATCGTAACTCCTCCTCGAGGGAGAAGAATTGCGACTTTCATGACCATGACCATTTATCAAGCTGTTCCCATCAGATTTGCGAAGCAGGGTTTGGTTGGAGGTGTCATAAGCCCTCCTCGAGGCAGATGAGCTTCTGCTGTCACGGCCATTTAAGGAGTTACTTGTTTCAGATTTACGGACCAGGGATTGTCTGGGGCTTTCGTAACCCCTCCTTGAAGGGGCGGAGCTTCGAGTGTCACGTCCACGACCATTTAAGGAGCTGACTGTCTCATTCTTGWGCAATGCACTTTTAAAATCTGAAACAGAGTTGACCTGTGATATGGAACCAACTGAACTGGCCatcgatattacatttttattcaagCCTCTAATATCAACACCTCGTCCAAAAGAGCTCTGGGGGTGACCTCTAGAAGTCTGGTCCCACCCCTGAGACCAGCCCTCAGAGTCTAAGCCCCGTCTGTTGAGGGAGGTGGTACATTCACTTCGTTTGAATGGGGAGGTGTTTCGTAAGGGTGAAGAGGAGCGGGACAGAGAGGAGCTTTGTCTCGATGAATTTAACTTCCCAGACTCCTGATAGGAAGGYGAGTTTCTTCTARTGTATGAGCTGTTGAKACCCCTCCGGTTAGTGGAGGCCAGYGATTCTGCTATCTTAAAAGGGGTGGGGCTTGGGGAGCGAGGGCCCACCTGAGCCTCAACCTCGATGGTGAGATCAAATGCGTCAGGAGGTTCAGGGATTTCCAGAGGCAGGTCTGGGTTTAGTATCTCTGGGTTTAACCTCTCCGAMGCCAGCCCCAGGTTAGGGTTCCTYAAYGGGATGGTAGCTTTGGGRTCAGGGCTCCGGTTGCTGTAGAGGGGGTGTCCCCTCTCTGAATGGCGGTAAACGGGAGGGGGGCTCTGATCCCTGAGAGAACGGGCTCCTCCCGCCCTCCCCAGAGAGAAGTAGCCACTTTCACGATTCCTTTCTTCTTTTAACcctaaaaaagaaaaacactccATCACATGGTATACTAAACGCTGTTATATTGATACATTCCAAGGAGTTCAAGAACGTCCACCAACACAGTTCAAAGATACTTCCACACTACTATCAATAAGTCCCATCATGATATTGAAACACAGGTACCGACAAACATCATCATGTAAAATAACACCTTATGAATGTCAATAGGatacagtgaagtcggaagtttacatacaccttagccaaaatacatttaaacttcagTTTTTATAATTCCTGACATTGAAATCCtaagtaacaattccctgttttaggtcagttaggatcaccactttattttaagaatgtgaaatgtcagaataatagttgagtgatcattcatttcagcttttatttctttcatcacattcccaggggtcaGCATTTTACATACATCAATTAGTATTGgcgagcattgcctttaaatagttagCTTGGGTCAAAGCATCTTCAGGTAGTCCttccaacaagcttcccacaatgaagGTTGGGTGAAATTCTGCCCCATTTCTCCTGTACAGAAGTGGTGAGGTCACAATGGACTGAGTATTCTAGCACTCAATGTGACGTCGGTGTAGGCTCTTCACCACACTTTTTCAGCTTTCTGCCCACAAACCTTCTAACCGgtatgaggtcagggctttgtgatggccactccaataccttgaacttTGTTTTCCTtcagccatttgccacaactttggaagtatgcttggggtcattgtccatttggaaaacccagttgcgaccaagcttttaactcctgactgatgtcttgagatgttgcttcaatatatccacatcattctttccgtcatgatgccatcttattttgtgaagtgcaccagtccctcctgccgcaCAAAGCCCACCCCCACatcatgatactgccaccccgtgcttcacggtggcgatggttgttcttcggcttgcaagcctcccccttgtttcctccaaacataacgatgcgtcattatggccaaacaattctatttttgttcatcagaccagaggacatttctccaaaagtacgatctttgtgccccatgtgcagttgcaaaccgtagcctggcttttttatgtggtTTTAGAGCAgggcgtcttccttgctgagcagcctttcagtttatgtcgatataggactcgttttaccaagaaagaaccagatttgtggaggtctacaatatttttcttgaggtcttgctgatttcttttgattttcccatgatgtcaagcaaagaggcaccgagttagaagtaggccttgaaatacatccacaggtacaacctccaattgactcaaattatgtcaattagcctatagaacgttctaaagccatgacatttctggaattttctaagctgtttaaaggcacagtcaatttagtgtatgttaaacttctgacccactggaattgtgatacagtgaattataagtgaaataaatttgtctgtaaacaattggtgcgaaaaattacttgtgtcatgcacaaagtagatgtcctaaccgacttgccaaaactatagtttgttaacaagaaatttgtggagtggttgaaaaacgagttttaatgattccaacctaagtgcatgtaaacttccgacttcaactgtacatgtggttAAGTGCAGTCCTCACCTGAGTGTCTGCCAATCCTGCCCCTGCTGTTGTCCTCCTCCATCCAGGCTTTGGGGTTGGTTCGGTGGGGTGGTGGGTCCAGGCGAGTCATGGTGAGGTGGGTTGAGCGGTGCCGGAGAGGCAGGTTGTCGTCCTCTGCACTGATGGAGCCACTGAGATCAGCGTAGACACTCTGGTCCCGACAGCTGGAGGAGGAGATAGTGTGAAGAGGAGATAGTGATATaatggtggagagggagagaatgagggagtgTGAAAGTATATATATTGTCCCTCTAGAATTGCAATATAAGGCTCATTGACTACTTGGCTTACAAAGCATGCTCAATGAGCTTCTTGTTTGACGTTCTTTGTACCTAGTTCGTAAATGACATTTCCCCCCTGCAAAATACCTAAATATAAAGCCCAATGAAATGCCAAGTCTCCAAAGATATCTCAACACAAGTGCATCGAGTACACAAACATTATTTTGTACTAAACATTTCTCCTTAGTGGAGCTTCTATCTCAGACACACACTAGAGCCAATAGATTCTGAAGAGAACCTGTCAGTGCTGTCGTTGTCTCCGTCACAGATGTAGAGGTCACAGTCAGGGCTCAGGATGCATAAGGAGCTCTCCTCGTAACCCAGCTGATCTCCGCTGACATCATAGTAGCTGCTTACCACTGACAGGCCATCAGAGTCCTCCTGATAGGTCAACGAGAACACACATCCCACTCACAAAATACagcaaacaaaaatagaacatcaGCCAATAGGGCTACAGATGACTTAATGTATTGAAGTGTAATACCATGTTAACTAGCACTTTCTCCAATTGTCAGTAATTCTGGTTAAACGAAATTCAATGTCCATTTTCACAAAAAACAAATAGCAGACACTGACAAATACTGTTTGTACTATAAGAGAAAAGCAAACACTGACAAGATAAGACAGTGAGTAGCCATAGAAACTAAACGTTTTGTTGGAACTAGCACAATTGAACTCACTAGGCCTACAATGCCTCATTCATTTACAGATACAAATTAACAATGAACACAGGTTTAACACAGTCATCATTATCAAACCTGAACGCAACACCTCCAAGTTTCTCTTTATAGATCCATTTCCATATGGGGAAGTTCATGAATAgtgtctcccctctgtctcactccTCTGTTCCTCAAGACGTCCCTCTCATACTCACACGTTCTGTCTGTCGCTCGATTAGAGTTACACCGTTGTAACTCTACCTAGATTGTAGTTCTCCTCATTACTATTTCATAGCAGTTTTTTTCTTGACATATACAACCCTTCTGGGTTGTCTTAAAATACATATTCTCATCTTCAGTTTGACTTGAATTCATGGCAATATAAACAACAACTTTATAATATTATAGTACAAGGTAGGTATACAAAAGGTATTGCAATGTAACACAGCAATGAAAAGCAATGAGATAAGATCTGACTTCCACAAGATGTATATTTGCCTAATTTATGGCAATCAAAGGCAAAACAAGGAGAGTGCTATGCTACCAATAAACAGTCGTGGCCTCATAAATGAATGCGCCTTTGCAATGACATACTATGTGTAGATGTGGGCCGGCCGGTGCTTTCTGTAACCTGCCTTCATGTATAATGTTACCAGTGATTCCCAAAAGGGCAGTAAATGATCTCCCTTCATTCATTTGTAATGGGAGCATTCTCTTCACCGCCCTCTTCATATCTTTCCTCCTCATATGTTCCTCCTTATTCTCTACACTCAACACGCAACACAGGGTCATACCTCACCAACGTCTGTTACTGAGCACTTTGTAgttgagttgagtttattttacagtgcacattaatcaacgtttcagtaaaagtgccggttttagccagtcggctaattttcaaccgcagtccctgggcagggtattaaaaacaattacaatatagacaatcattgagcagtgagcacatgcagagcaacataggacaagctagacatagcatacagacagagcaacataagacaagcaagacgtagcatacagacagagcaacatagaacaaaaagcagcaagacaaYATTCATWAAagaaacaaagtgtttccacacctcacaagctacagaccaaagacaacatggaaagcggcaatacacagctaaggattatgttcacaaatctgattgacctttagccatgtcttcatacattttgtgaaagtgtgatatgtggtgcagttatgtgtgtctgatggcagtgtattccagacatcggaagctctcacagagaaagcggatttactaaaggtgcttttcctttagggaactatacagtcacctctcatggcagaccttgtggatctgctgccatatgtttgggttttctgtttaacaaaaatactgagtggagggggagccaggccatttaggatcttgaatacaagacatgcatcYgtgtattgcacaagattctcccaactcaggagctcatgctttctgaggatgtYacagtgatgatggctattgggcttcctatcaagcactttgagagcctgtttgtagacagactgaataggtcttactgttgtacagcaagcttgggcccaactagtcaagcagtatgttaagtgggggagtatgatagatttgaagtacagttttgctacctctgtagtcaaacaatttcataTAAATTGGAAATTAGGTAGAAtgaatttggttatctgaatgacctttttcacatgctttttaagagaggttggaatcaagtatgatagTGAATTCAGAACTGGGTGTTACTGGTTAAATGGAGTAGCTTCCCCTTCCGAAATGATAAAGTCTGCTAGCCAAAGTTTAAGTAGACTCAAAGTCAACATTACCACTCAGCCATCTCTCTTACTTCCTCTCGTGTATTGATCCTTGACTGTTTGACCTCAATGTCTTACCTTCCACCTGTCTGTATAGGCCCAGATAATCACTCACCACTCTTCTAATCCCCGCTCCCTCTGTCTTGGCACTGGCATCCCTCTCCACTGCCTGTGGTGCTGGTAGTAGTGTTGGTGGAGGTCCAGTGGCTTGCCCTGGCTCCTTCTCCACTGTGAGGCTCTGCTGTGGTGTTTCGGCTGTACCCGTGCCTGTACTCGTGTCCGAGTGCAGGTGCTTCTGGCGCAGGCAGTCGTGGCAGCGAGAGGAGTCGAAGATGTTGGGCTGAAACTTGGGACAGATAAGGTCATCGCCGGAGAGGGGCATGGCGCGGCCGGAGGTGGCAGGCGCTCACTCATCGCACCCCTCGGAGAACACTGAGGAACAACACAGGCTGTAAAGGCAGATAAAACCAAACACAGTATTTAATGAGCCTAAAACACCACAAAGTAGAAAAGGTGGTTGTAGTAAaacagtagtaccagtagtactTAAGGAAGAATTGTGGATTTCAAAAGAATATAGTCCATGAGGAGAAAAAAACTGCTAAAATCCTTTCAACATTTATATGAAATGTACAGTGTAAGACATTGATGGGATATTATTGCAGCGTAGCTGTAGTAGGACCGTGTAGTAGAGCTGGAAGCAATGCTGTAGCATATTTGATCCACAAGGGTAATTATTTCATGGTTAGTGCGATAAAACGGAACAGTTAAGCTAAGTGAAAACTAATCACACAAGAGGATATAGTGAAACACAATACAGAAAGGAAGATGATAGAACTCTTTCCAGCATATCATTAATATCATTACTAAACGTCACTGAGAGCACTTGGTAACATCCCATATAAAAACATTTCAGCAATGAAAATCTAAATACAAGTCAAAGTATTGAATAAATCATTGCTAGATTTCTTAATGTGTATTATTTTCCATTGAATTATTCTCTTCTGAATTTGAGAGTAAGAGGTTTTCAACAATACCTGACAGAAGACTCCTCAGCCGTCAGTTAAACTGAGTTAAACTCTAAATATGCCATTTAGAGAAAGATACTATACTGTCCATCAGACCCCCGGCACATGCCTCTTCCCCTGCTCACAATCCCCCCGAGGCTCTTACTCTTACATGGATCRGATTGGCTGTTCCGACAATGGATGAAACTGATGCACTTCTGACTGCCATGTTGGCTCTGCTTAACATTACAGAGAACATATCAGTCTGCCAGACCTAGAACCAATATGGAGTCAYTTGCATGACAGTTACTCTATTGAAGGTTGTATTAGATATCATGAGCTTTAGAAAGCAAAATGAACTGCTTGTGACAGATGGCACGCGTTAGCTCAGGTtagtgtaaataaataaacactgctAAGGTATGAGATTAGCATACACTAAGATCCTTGACTATACAACATTTCTTGAAATCTAAACAAATGAGGGCATGGGGTACTATAATGTCTAGAAATACACACGTAAAGATCTCTTCTCTGATGCTCTGAAAAGGATGTTGACTGAGGAGTCAGGTTTCCTATCAAACAATAGGCTATAGAACTAGAGGGATTCACAGACTATTGGTTTATACAAGGATATAATAATAAAGCAAGTGATTCGTATATATTCTTTTCTTTTAATCAAACTTTGAGCATATACACATTGTATGAAATACAACATACCAAAGCAGTTAGCATATAAACAAACATGTAGAAAGGAGAGAGCTTAACAAAGGAAACAACAGACAGGTCGTGTCCAATTGGTTAAAACAAAACAGTGTTTGAAACGGCGCTCTGGATCGAGCAGACattggctttcaatgagaatgaWTATGTGCAGTTTGTGTAT contains:
- the LOC111980105 gene encoding dentin sialophosphoprotein, which encodes MPLSGDDLICPKFQPNIFDSSRCHDCLRQKHLHSDTSTGTGTAETPQQSLTVEKEPGQATGPPPTLLPAPQAVERDASAKTEGAGIRRVEDSDGLSVVSSYYDVSGDQLGYEESSLCILSPDCDLYICDGDNDSTDSCRDQSVYADLSGSISAEDDNLPLRHRSTHLTMTRLDPPPHRTNPKAWMEEDNSRGRIGRHSGLKEERNRESGYFSLGRAGGARSLRDQSPPPVYRHSERGHPLYSNRSPDPKATIPLRNPNLGLASERLNPEILNPDLPLEIPEPPDAFDLTIEVEAQVGPRSPSPTPFKIAESLASTNRRGJNSSYXRRNSPSYQESGKLNSSRQSSSLSRSSSPLRNTSPFKRSECTTSLNRRGLDSEGWSQGWDQTSRGHPQSSFGRGVDIRGLNKNVISMASSVGSISQVNSVSDFKSALXKNETVSSLNGRGRDTRSSAPSRRGYESPRQSLVRKSETSNSLNGRDSRSSSASRRAYDTSNQTLLRKSDGNSLINGHGHESRNSSPSRRSYDATSQSLLRKSETNSSLNGHSRHGGRCGSPIREGYDAERQSLRKSASRNDLNVHAYESGSSSPSRRGFDTPCQFLLCKSETRGYGNGRGRDSGSSSPSRRGYDTPSQSSLRKSESKNYLNSQSRDSRSSSPLRKGYDAPGQSLLCKSETNSSVRCQSRGSRSSSPSRRGHDTPSQSLLHKSEKSGALNGRSRDSRNSSPSKRGNDPPGQSLLRKTTSGGDSSLSYQRKNTYGDARPESNPSPGAWRGSTHFLHSTSPSREGRENKTSAPSQRASAVTWETTWSSSSRQGLETRSSSPNTKGLTNRNLSPSPQMQRHTSSQSSMESSESGQLSGESTERSREEYAMMADLPKVKPVLQKEQHGHVGQTPNQPSGRQELFKPASHSLSKHPSREWLDDSGDLERNHIEWQNGSSGRLSRVHSSTSLHMQG